AAAACCCCGAGCTGTCTCGCTGGAAGCTGGCCACACGAGGGCTTGAGTTTACCTGGCTGTCTCGCATTACAAACCTGGTGCCAGAGCAGATTATTCAGTGGGAGTCGGTCGATGGGCTGCCCAACCGAGGCGCTATCCGGTTTTACGACCGCAAAGGCAGCACCACCGTTAAGCTAACGGTCTCTTACGATGTGCCTGCCATTGTCAAGTGGATGGACAATCTCTTTTTGGGCAGGGTAGTGGAGGGAGAGCTACAGGCTGACCTAAACCGCTTTAGGACATACGCCCTGGCTGTAAAGCAGCAGTCTTCCTAGCCCTATGAATACGCTGACTCAACAGGTTCAGTCTCGACTGGAGCGGTTTGAGTTTACGGCCCTGTTTAGGGAGGTATTGGGCTGGGCTGCTGTTGGGGTGAGTCCGGCTCTGTTAGCTACAGAATCTAAAGATGGTGTGCTCTCTGGCTTGAGCTGGCGGGCCATTGCCCAGCGATCGCACTACACGGTCGTTGAAGTTTCCCTAAACAGGCCCTGGGATTTAGACCCCGATCTGCGGCAGCAAGTCTATTGGGCCATTGCGGCAGAAGTTTCTCACCTGCTGCTGATCTTTTTGGAGGCATCTGGCCAGCGCAGTCTTTGGATGTGGCCAGGATCGGCTGAACCCGCGGAGTATTTGCATAGTCAGATCTACATTCGCGGTCAGGTGGATAAGGGCTGGGCGAGTCGGCTGGCCCGCCTGCACCCGCAAATCTCAGAGGATCCGGAGCAACTACACAGCCACCTGCTGACGGCCTTGAGTGATGGCAGCGAGCAGTTTGGGGATGTGCAGGCTCACTTTCAGGCATTTCAGGCCAGCCTAGAGCAGATCTATAGCGGCATTACCGGGATTGGCCGGATTTGCGATCGCAAGCACTATGCCCTGGTTGTGCTCTGTCGCCTTTTAGCCTTAGCGCAGCAGCAGCGCCAGGGCTGGCTTGACCAGGGAGATGAGTGGTACCTACACAATCGGTTTGGCCAGAGCCAGCAGCGAGGAGCCAACCAGTTTTTCAGCGAGTTTTTGCAGCCTCTCTGGTTTCAAGGGTTCATTCTGCCGTCTCAAGAGCGTCCTCTGCTGGTGCAGGAGCTGGGGGAAGTGCCCTTTTTGCCCACCGGGCCATTTCAGCCCCATCCACTAGAGCAACAGTATGACCAAATTCAGATTGCCGATGTTGCCTTTGAAGCTGCGCTGACCTGGTTGGGCGATCTGGCAGAATCCGCCGCGCCCGACCAAATTTTGGATCTGCTCGGCCCCCTCTTTGAGCGATTTGTAAATCAGCCGGGCGATCTGCCCCTGATTACGCCCGAGCCGATGCTGAGGGCGCTGTGCGATCGCACCCTAGAGCGCTGCCTGCTGCAGCAGAGCCAGCCTTTTGCAGCCATCCCCCCACCGTCTTTAGACGATCTGCTGATGGCAATGGCCGCCCCGAATGCGCGGGTTCTCCTAGAGCAGATGCCCAGCCTGACAATTTTAGATCCAGCCTGTGGTTCGGGTCGCTACCTGGCAAGGGCACTGCAGTTTTTAACCCAGACAGGGGCAGCACTGGCCGCCATTCTAAAAACGACTTCTGGCATTAGCCTGCCTGATTGGCTGAAGTTGGAGCCGGAATCTTCTCTGACCCTGGCCCTACAGCGACGGCTCCTAAATCGGTCGTTTTTGGGCGTTGAGCTGTCGGCTCAGGCGCTAGAGCTGGCCCGTCTGCAGATTTTTCTGCAGCTGGTGCAACAGGTCAAGCAAGTGCAGGAGCTGCAGGGCCTACCGGATTTGGCTCTCACCGTTTTGCAGGGCAATTCTCTAATTGGC
The window above is part of the Pseudanabaena sp. FACHB-2040 genome. Proteins encoded here:
- a CDS encoding SRPBCC family protein — translated: MSDWLDHSVLVDVDVPVEMAWGLWSDLEQMPRWMKWIDSVTVLPENPELSRWKLATRGLEFTWLSRITNLVPEQIIQWESVDGLPNRGAIRFYDRKGSTTVKLTVSYDVPAIVKWMDNLFLGRVVEGELQADLNRFRTYALAVKQQSS
- a CDS encoding DNA methyltransferase, translating into MNTLTQQVQSRLERFEFTALFREVLGWAAVGVSPALLATESKDGVLSGLSWRAIAQRSHYTVVEVSLNRPWDLDPDLRQQVYWAIAAEVSHLLLIFLEASGQRSLWMWPGSAEPAEYLHSQIYIRGQVDKGWASRLARLHPQISEDPEQLHSHLLTALSDGSEQFGDVQAHFQAFQASLEQIYSGITGIGRICDRKHYALVVLCRLLALAQQQRQGWLDQGDEWYLHNRFGQSQQRGANQFFSEFLQPLWFQGFILPSQERPLLVQELGEVPFLPTGPFQPHPLEQQYDQIQIADVAFEAALTWLGDLAESAAPDQILDLLGPLFERFVNQPGDLPLITPEPMLRALCDRTLERCLLQQSQPFAAIPPPSLDDLLMAMAAPNARVLLEQMPSLTILDPACGSGRYLARALQFLTQTGAALAAILKTTSGISLPDWLKLEPESSLTLALQRRLLNRSFLGVELSAQALELARLQIFLQLVQQVKQVQELQGLPDLALTVLQGNSLIGLIKVDSERFDQVEDKAAAEQPETEADLALQGNLLQPLLAENYRSTLAERQIWLEHYRDQTHLLSEVNGIPGYVQAEFLRDRLLELNRTVQDELNQLLLSEFSQQLGIRYRQSDSQGRQQRRLLTLADIEALQPFHWGFHVHQLLEQGGFDIVLCHPPWSGVQSTAEGFFTAFQDLFERKGIPLEAFRHHRKELLSIDAALATAWRDYCGQFTLLSDYFRRAEPFRNAAQPPPNHSQMRLSQARLLLERSQQLLRPGGIGAFLLPPDLWHHDNAVRLRHWLREENQVLSVIEVSNQQGALGDLPARTAVSLLWLEKGSPTPENAALYEQPAPSPTAAALWSLLQSPIHLLEESVEVG